Proteins from one Ricinus communis isolate WT05 ecotype wild-type chromosome 9, ASM1957865v1, whole genome shotgun sequence genomic window:
- the LOC8276173 gene encoding cellulose synthase-like protein G2, whose product MKTFFFYKKKKRKKDVVRVYHEPRGPRKNGPGQARMTRLGKSHLAANFTAKKLLHSFHSIYKNRQLELLTNSRKKRPMDNSLPLHSKNVHKLFILINRSHAFMHCIAISFLIHYRTSFLFQDPKTVVTSVPWLLVFFSEILLFFAWLLGLAHRWRPISRTVFPERLPEDRKLPGLDVFICTADPNKEPTFEVMNTVLSAMALDYPAEKLHVYLSDDGGAAITLHGMKEAWKFAKWWLPFCRRHGIKTRCPKAYFSAADDMYDSTPEFIADREKIKEKYEKFKESTMRATANGCPEGMGNANSRDHSAAVEMINESEQEDYVEMPLVVYVSREKRPSYSHNFKAGALNVLLRVSGVVSNSPYILVLDCDTYSNDPTSARQAMCFHLDPKISSSLAFVQFPQLFHNINANDIYDSEIRNNFRLCLYGMDGLEGPCMCGSNLYVKREALYDRRNIHNVGDLRQLKNSFGTSNEFIKSLKPDYKPSSMRREGESSLLQEAKVLASCTYENSTKWGKEVGFLYDTVVEDYFTGLTMHCKSWKSVYLNPPRAQFLGSAATNLDDALTQCTRWMTGLVGVGISKFCPLLYGPPRMSFLQSMCYAELALFSLFQSFSLWCLATIPQLCLLSGVPLYPEVSNPCFFIFIFVFTSAIAIHLFEVLYTGASFRTMINEQRIWTIRAVTCFTYGSLDAIMKTLGLREASFLPTNKVEDDDQIKLYEMGKFDFQASTRLLAPLATLASLNMASFFVGIIRMIFAGDLDKYLLQVLLSFYILAINYPIIEGMIIRKDKGRIPPFVTLLFAMFTIILLALGSVVFYL is encoded by the exons atgaaaacatttttcttttacaaaaaaaaaaaaagaaaaaaagacgtGGTCCGGGTCTATCATGAACCAAGAGGACCCCGCAAAAATGGACCTGGTCAGGCAAGAATGACCCGATTAGGAAAATCTCACCTGGCAGCTAACTTTACTGCCAAAAAATTACTCCACTCATTTCATAGTATCTATAAAAACAGGCAGCTAGAGTTACTGACCAACTCAAGGAAAAAAAGACCAATGGACAACTCTCTCCCTCTCCACAGCAAGAATGTCCACAAGCTTTTCATTCTCATAAACAGGTCTCATGCATTTATGCATTGTATCGCTATATCTTTCTTGATTCACTATAGAACATCCTTTCTCTTTCAAGACCCTAAAACCGTAGTCACATCTGTACCATGGCTTCTCGTGTTTTTCTCTgaaattcttcttttctttgccTGGCTGCTTGGCCTGGCTCATAGATGGAGACCTATTTCTCGAACAGTATTTCCTGAAAGGTTACCTGAAGATAGAAAACTTCCTGGGCTTGATGTGTTTATATGCACTGCGGACCCAAATAAAGAGCCAACTTTTGAGGTTATGAACACAGTTTTATCAGCTATGGCATTGGATTATCCTGCCGAGAAGCTACATGTTTATTTATCAGATGATGGTGGTGCTGCTATAACTTTGCATGGCATGAAGGAGGCTTGGAAATTTGCAAAATGGTGGCTTCCATTTTGCAGGAGACATGGAATCAAGACAAGGTGCCCTAAAGCTTACTTTTCAGCTGCTGATGATATGTATGATAGTACACCTGAGTTCATAGCTGACAGGGAAAAGATCAAG gaaaaatatgagaaattcaAGGAAAGTACAATGAGAGCCACAGCAAATGGTTGCCCGGAAGGGATGGGCAATGCAAACAGTCGAGATCACTCGGCTGCTGTTGAG ATGATAAATGAGAGTGAGCAAGAAGACTATGTTGAGATGCCCCTAGTGGTTTATGTTTCTCGAGAGAAAAGGCCCTCCTATTCTCACAATTTCAAAGCTGGAGCTCTTAACGTCCTG CTTAGGGTGTCGGGTGTAGTAAGCAATTCACCATACATACTAGTGCTAGATTGTGACACGTACTCCAATGATCCAACTTCGGCTAGGCAAGCAATGTGTTTCCACCTTGATCCAAAGATCTCTTCCTCTCTAGCATTCGTTCAGTTCCCTCAACTGTTCCATAATATCAATGCAAATGATATATATGACAGTGAAATCAGAAACAATTTCAGG TTATGTTTGTATGGTATGGATGGACTAGAGGGTCCATGCATGTGTGGTTCAAACTTATATGTCAAGAGAGAGGCATTATACGACAGGAGAAACATTCATAATG TTGGGGATCTGAGGCAGCTCAAAAACTCTTTCGGTACTTCTAATGAGTTCATCAAGTCCTTGAAACCAGATTACAAGCCTAGTAGCATGAGAAGGGAAGGAGAATCTTCATTGCTGCAAGAGGCTAAAGTTTTAGCTTCTTGCACGTATGAAAATAGCACAAAATGGGGTAAAGAA GTTGGTTTCCTGTATGATACTGTGGTAGAAGATTACTTCACAGGATTGACAATGCACTGCAAATCCTGGAAATCAGTTTATCTTAACCCACCAAGGGCACAATTCTTGGGCTCTGCAGCTACAAATTTGGATGACGCATTGACTCAATGCACAAGATGGATGACGGGGCTAGTTGGAGTTGGTATCTCAAAATTCTGCCCTCTCCTATATGGACCACCAAGAATGTCTTTTCTTCAAAGCATGTGCTATGCAGAACTtgctcttttctctctttttcaatCCTTCTCCCTATGGTGTTTAGCAACTATCCCTCAACTGTGCCTACTAAGTGGCGTCCCCTTGTACCCTGAG GTTTCAAATCCatgctttttcattttcatatttgtttttaCATCTGCCATTGCTATACATCTATTCGAAGTCCTCTATACCGGGGCCTCGTTCAGGACTATGATAAATGAACAAAGAATATGGACCATAAGGGCAGTTACATGCTTTACATATGGAAGTCTAGATGCTATTATGAAGACTCTCGGATTAAGGGAGGCTAGTTTCTTGCCCACTAATAAAGTGGAGGACGATGATCAAATTAAGCTATACGAGATGGGCAAATTTGATTTCCAAGCTTCGACAAGATTACTTGCTCCATTAGCTACCCTAGCAAGCTTGAATATGGCATCATTTTTCGTGGGCATAATTAGAATGATTTTTGCAGGGGATCTTGATAAGTACCTTTTGCAAGTTCTCCTCTCATTCTACATCTTGGCCATCAATTACCCTATAATTGAAGGGATGATTATAAGAAAAGACAAGGGTCGTATTCCACCATTTGTAACCCTGTTGTTTGCGATGTTTACAATTATTCTATTGGCTTTGGGATCTGtcgttttttatttataa
- the LOC8276172 gene encoding cellulose synthase-like protein G2, translating to MESSNLHICTPQISSAIINRSYAFFHFTALIFLFYYRVSNLLLSKPFYPYLLILVAELVLSFIWLCTRAFLWRPVSRTVFPERLPENKELPAIDVFICTADPKTEPPVEVMNTVLSAMAMDYPPEKLAVYLSDDGGSSLTLKGMREAYMFARSWLPFCKRFGIKKRCPKVYFSSSEDDLLHSHDSVVYEEEKENIKRKYEQFKERVERAEENDESEDESNIGNNDHPPLVEVIHDKSSNDYQAEIPLLVYVSREKRPNLPHHFKAGALNVLLRVSGIITNSPYLLVLDCDMYCNDPTSARQAMCFHLDPKISSSLAFVQFPQKFYNISKSDIYDAQIRTLFVIMWPGVDGLQGPILSGTGFYIKRNALYDNLSFKNLEQLKQSFGHSNDFIMSVHYSNQHNIHDNRYSSGKLLQEAQFLAKSIYEQHTLWGQQIGFLYGSVVEDYFTGMILHCKGWTSVFCNPSIPAFLGSATTKLNDTLIQGTRWYSGLMEVTFSRFCPFIYGVSKMPLLQTLCYGCLALQPAYSFPLWCLATLPQLCLFNGIPTFPKVSSAWFMIFSFIFLASFLKHLEEVLSSGGTVQTWWNEQRIWMIKSVTAYTFGSLDAILKCVGLRKASFIPTTKVADEGRVSLYQKGKFNFQTSTRLLAPIVTLVILNMVSLMVGVARMFIAGDWSNMFGQVLLSLYIVVVNFPVIEGMLLRKDEGSVPFSTSLLSLVLCMTFLYLGSMTL from the exons atggaGTCTTCCAATCTCCATATCTGCACTCCTCAAATCTCCTCTGCCATCATTAATCGATCATATGCTTTCTTTCACTTCACAGCTTTGATATTCTTGTTCTATTATAGAGTCTCTAATTTGCTTCTATCAAAACCCTTTTATCCTTATCTTCTAATCTTAGTGGCTGAGCTGGTACTTTCTTTTATATGGCTATGTACCCGAGCTTTTCTATGGAGGCCGGTTTCTCGAACAGTTTTCCCTGAAAGGTTACCGGAAAATAAAGAGCTTCCGGCTATTGATGTGTTTATTTGCACTGCAGACCCCAAGACGGAGCCGCCGGTGGAGGTCATGAACACCGTTTTATCTGCTATGGCGATGGATTATCCGCCGGAGAAGCTTGCTGTGTATCTTTCTGATGACGGAGGATCTTCTTTGACATTGAAGGGTATGAGAGAGGCGTACATGTTTGCTAGGTCTTGGCTACCCTTTTGTAAAAGGTTTGGAATTAAGAAGAGGTGTCCTAAGGTTTATTTTTCAAGCTCAGAAGACGATCTTCTTCATTCTCATGATAGCGTGGTGTAtgaagaggaaaaagagaatATCAAG AGAAAATACGAGCAGTTTAAAGAACGAGTGGAGAGAGCAGAAGAAAATGATGAGAGTGAAGACGAGAGTAACATTGGCAATAATGATCATCCTCCATTAGTCGAG GTGATTCATGATAAATCTAGTAACGATTATCAAGCAGAGATACCTCTTCTTGTCTACGTTTCTCGTGAGAAAAGGCCTAATCTTCCTCACCATTTTAAAGCTGGAGCACTCAATGTTCTT CTAAGGGTGTCAGGAATTATAACAAACTCTCCTTACCTTTTGGTACTAGACTGTGACATGTACTGCAATGACCCAACATCTGCCAGGCAAGCAATGTGTTTCCATCTTGATCCAAAAATTTCCTCTTCACTTGCTTTTGTCCAATTCCCTCAAAAGTTCTATAACATCAGTAAGAGTGACATCTATGATGCCCAGATAAGAACATTATTCGTT ATAATGTGGCCAGGTGTGGATGGGCTTCAGGGTCCAATTTTATCTGGGACTGGCTTTTACATTAAGAGAAATGCATTATATGATAATCTTTCATTCAAAA ATTTAGAGCAGCTAAAACAATCTTTTGGTCACTCAAATGACTTTATAATGTCAGTTCATTATAGCAACCAACACAATATCCATGACAATAGATACTCATCAGGCAAACTCTTGCAAGAGGCACAATTTTTGGCCAAATCTATATATGAACAACACACTCTTTGGGGTCAACAG ATAGGATTCTTGTATGGTTCTGTGGTAGAAGATTATTTTACTGGAATGATTTTGCACTGTAAAGGGTGGACTTCTGTTTTTTGTAATCCTTCAATTCCAGCATTTTTGGGAAGTGCTACAACAAAATTGAATGACACATTAATTCAAGGCACAAGATGGTACTCTGGTTTGATGGAGGTAACTTTCTCAAGGTTTTGCCCTTTCATTTATGGGGTATCAAAAATGCCTTTGCTTCAGACACTGTGCTATGGCTGCCTTGCTCTCCAGCCGGCCTATTCCTTTCCCTTGTGGTGTTTAGCTACTCTGCCCCAACTCTGTCTCTTCAATGGCATCCCTACATTTCCTAAG GTTTCAAGTGCATGGTTTATGATCTTTTCATTCATATTCCTAGCATCTTTCTTGAAACATTTAGAAGAGGTCCTCTCTTCAGGAGGCACAGTCCAAACCTGGTGGAATGAGCAGCGAATTTGGATGATAAAGTCTGTTACAGCATATACATTTGGCAGTTTAGATGCTATCTTGAAGTGTGTTGGATTGAGAAAAGCCAGTTTTATTCCAACAACTAAAGTTGCAGATGAAGGGCGGGTTTCATTATATCAAAAGGGCAAATTCAATTTCCAGACGTCAACAAGGTTACTTGCTCCTATAGTAACATTGGTCATTTTGAACATGGTTTCTCTCATGGTGGGAGTTGCTAGGATGTTCATTGCCGGAGATTGGAGCAACATGTTTGGACAAGTTTTACTTTCACTTTACATTGTAGTGGTGAATTTTCCAGTCATTGAAGGGATGCTATTGAGGAAGGATGAGGGTAGTGTTCCATTTTCTACGAGCCTCTTATCTTTAGTATTGTGCATGACTTTTTTGTATCTAGGATCTATGACCCTTTAG
- the LOC8276171 gene encoding serine/threonine-protein kinase BLUS1 encodes MAQVQVKVQFPLDSDSYKILEEIGVGVSAIVYKAICIPINSTIVAIKSIDLDQSRADFDNLRWETKTMSLLSHPNILKAHCSFTVGRRLWVVMPFMSAGSLQSIISSSFPDGLSEPCIAIVLKETLNALSYLHRQGHLHRDIKAGNILIDSNGQVRLADFGVSASIYESITGQQGRSSSAGSSRLMLTDVAGTPYWMAPEVIHSHTGYSFKADIWSFGITALELAHGCPPLSHLPLSKSLIMKITKRFRFSDYEKQKKDKSKKFSKSFKDLVASCLDQDPSKRPSADKLLKHPFFKNCKGLDFLVKNVLHGLPNVEDRFKENKAIHGIDKGSDIGDQETENLEEIVKIRRISGWNFNEEGFELDPVFPAGSIDDSIVKQVRFGGETVIQDRKIELSESVDSGESSRSLPASIGEEIQVTSNARGEDGNGDGDREIDKEAMLGGLMTLKKSLDEQRQKVINLIVLLGGEVSREEQLMQVIERLRMELEIEKQKKSEIEMELEFLKLLVSGAYNGSGSE; translated from the coding sequence ATGGCTCAAGTACAAGTAAAGGTTCAATTCCCACTGGACTCGGACTCGTACAAAATCCTAGAGGAGATTGGTGTTGGTGTTAGTGCTATAGTTTACAAAGCAATATGCATTCCTATCAATTCAACTATAGTCGCAATAAAGTCCATTGATCTTGATCAATCTAGAGCAGATTTTGACAATCTTAGATGGGAAACCAAGACTATGTCTCTTCTTTCACACCCAAACATCCTCAAAGCTCATTGTTCTTTCACCGTTGGCCGCCGTCTTTGGGTGGTTATGCCTTTCATGTCAGCCGGTTCTCTACAATCCATAATCTCATCTTCTTTTCCTGACGGTTTATCAGAGCCATGCATTGCTATAGTTCTTAAAGAAACCCTGAACGCATTGTCATATCTTCACAGACAAGGCCACCTGCATAGAGATATCAAGGCAGGAAATATTCTAATAGACTCAAATGGTCAGGTTAGGCTCGCTGATTTTGGCGTGTCAGCCTCTATTTACGAGTCGATCACCGGACAACAAGGTCGGTCTTCCTCAGCTGGTTCATCGAGATTAATGCTTACTGATGTTGCAGGAACACCATATTGGATGGCGCCTGAAGTTATACATTCCCATACTGGGTATAGTTTCAAGGCTGATATATGGTCTTTTGGTATTACTGCGTTGGAATTAGCCCACGGTTGCCCTCCTTTGTCTCATCTTCCTCTTTCGAAATCTTTGATCATGAAGATAACGAAAAGATTCCGGTTCTCTGATTATGAGAAACAGAAGAAAGATAAGAGCAAGAAGTTCTCTAAGTCTTTTAAAGATCTGGTtgcttcttgtcttgatcaaGATCCATCAAAAAGACCCTCTGCTGACAAGCTGTTAAAGCATCCCTTTTTCAAGAATTGTAAGGGTTTGGATTTTCTTGTCAAGAATGTGTTGCATGGATTGCCAAATGTTGAAGATAGgtttaaagaaaacaaggcCATACATGGGATAGACAAAGGTAGTGATATTGGAGATCAAGAAACTGAAAATCTTGAAGAAATTGTGAAGATCAGGAGAATCAGTGGATGGAACTTCAATGAAGAGGGTTTTGAGCTTGACCCAGTATTTCCTGCAGGATCAATAGATGATTCAATTGTGAAGCAGGTCCGTTTTGGAGGTGAAACTGTCATTCAAGACAGGAAAATTGAGCTGAGCGAGTCAGTCGATTCTGGTGAGTCAAGTAGGAGCTTACCTGCTTCAATTGGAGAGGAAATCCAGGTGACGAGTAATGCTCGGGGTGAAGATGGAAATGGAGACGGAGACAGAGAAATCGACAAGGAAGCAATGCTAGGTGGGTTAATGACGTTAAAGAAGAGTTTGGATGAGCAAAGGCAGAAGGTAATAAATCTAATTGTGCTGTTAGGAGGAGAAGTGTCTAGAGAAGAACAATTAATGCAAGTGATTGAGAGGTTGAGGATGGAATTGGAGATTGAGAAGCAGAAGAAGTCTGAGATAGAAATGGAATTGGAGTTTCTCAAGCTTTTAGTTTCTGGTGCATATAATGGCAGTGGTTCTGAATGA
- the LOC8276170 gene encoding transcriptional regulator SUPERMAN, whose protein sequence is MEKNSLNNSLKDHSIASRACNNNNNNNNNNNNNKQTRYSWNYNSNSQSFGEDYLGGFSWPPRSYTCSFCKREFRSAQALGGHMNVHRRDRARLRQSPPRDGQCTMLNLNINPNPNNRTPSSPFTCMIPSSAPAPPTTTTTISALSSPSFASSSETKKWVIDDSTFRDPISPITKARTQKSLFDAEEFDELTQEDGCKFLKKSEIVRLDLEIGLFNDSKEELDLELRLGYS, encoded by the coding sequence ATGGAGAAGAACAGTTTGAATAACAGCTTGAAAGACCACAGTATTGCCAGTAGAGCCtgcaacaacaacaacaacaataacaacaacaataacaacaacaaGCAGACTAGATATTCATGGAACTATAACAGCAACAGCCAAAGCTTTGGAGAAGATTATCTAGGTGGGTTTTCATGGCCACCACGATCTTACACTTGTAGCTTTTGCAAAAGAGAATTTAGATCTGCACAGGCACTTGGTGGTCACATGAATGTTCATAGAAGAGACAGAGCCAGGTTAAGACAATCACCTCCAAGAGATGGTCAGTGCACTATGCTTAATCTTAACATTAACCCTAACCCTAATAACCGTACTCCATCATCTCCATTCACTTGCATGATACCTTCCTCAGCTCCTGCTCCTCCAACTACTACTACTACAATTTCTGCATTATCTTCACCATCTTTTGCTTCTTCTAGCGAAACCAAGAAATGGGTTATTGATGATAGCACATTTCGTGACCCTATAAGCCCCATTACAAAAGCCAGAACCCAGAAATCGCTCTTTGATGCTGAAGAATTTGATGAACTCACACAAGAAGATGGGTGCAAGTTCTTAAAGAAATCTGAGATTGTAAGGTTAGATTTGGAGATTGGCCTTTTTAATGACTCTAAAGAGGAATTAGACTTGGAACTTCGACTGGGATACTCTTAG